The genomic interval CCGACACCGGCTTCGGCCGCGAGGACCGAGACGGCTCGTGGTGGAGTGCGGTAGCGGGGCAGCGTCGGCGGGCCGAGCCCGCTGTAAGCGGGCTGGTACGGCTCGGCATTCTCCGGGTGGGCGACTTCCTTCCCGGTCAGCGCGAGCACATAGGACAGCCCGCGCTGTTGAAGACCGAGCCGGAACGGGGTGCTGACGCCGTAGCCGGCATCGGCGACCACGACCGGAGCCTTCAGCTGCCACTCGTCGAGCGTGTCGAGCAGGCCGAGCGCCAGGCGCCACTTCTCCTGGTGCACCACCTCGTCGGGCACTCCTGCCCTGCGGCACCGCTGCGGTGCATCCGTCCACTCGCGTGGCAGATACAACTCCCAGTTCAGCGGACACGACGCGGTGTCGGTGGCGGCATGGACACTGACCGCGACCTGGCAGTTCGCCCGCTTGCCGACCGCTCCGCAGTACTGCCGGGTCACCCCCACCGACGCGGTGCCGCACTTGGGGAACGACACATCGTCGACCACCCACACCTCGGGCCCGATCACCTCGGACAGCCGCTCGGCGATCCGCTGCCTGACCGGCAGCGGATCCCACGGCGACTGGTTCACGAACTGCTGCAGAGCCTGCATGTTCCCGTCCGGCAGCCGCTCGGCCATCGGCTGGATCGACTTGCGCCGGCCGTCGAGCATCAGGCCCCGCAGATAACACTCGCCCCACCGCCGCTGATCCCGCCGCGGCAGCGACCCGAACACATCGGCAACGAACTCCGCCAACTCACCCCGGAGCCGTTCCACCTCCCCCAGCTTCACCCTGGGAGGCTGCCCACCATCAGCCGAGATCACCCAACGTAACGAAGCACTACTAGGTTGTTTCTGATGGCTCTTGCTGGGCTGGGTGGATCAGTGCTCTGGCTGGGCAGGTGCACCTCATGGTGCGGCGGCATGAGCTCACGGATGCGCAGTGGCAGAAGATCGAGTCGTTACTGCCCGCCAACGGCAGGCCGGGCGGGCAGTGGGCCGATCACCGCAGAGTGATCAACGGCGTGTTGTTCCGGGCCCGTACCGGTGTGCCCTGGCCGGACCTGCCTGAACGCTACGGTCCCTGGCAGACCGTCTACGAGCGGCATCGCCGCTGGTCCGCGGACGGAACGTGGCGGCGGATCCTGGGTGAGCTGCAGATCGAGGCCGATGCCGCCGACCCGGACGGCAGCCTGGCCCAGACGGTGCAGGAGGAGAGCCGCCGGCGTCGGCGGGAGTGGGCGGTGAACATCGACTCCACCTCCTGCCGGGCCCACCAGCATGCCGCCGGTGCCCGGCGCCGACCGCCACGCGACTTCCCGCAAAAAGGGGCGGGACGCGTGAGGAACCCGATGGCCGGGAGGCCCTGGGACGCTCGCGGGGCGGACTGACCACCAAGATCCACCTGTTGTCCGACGACCGGGCCCGCCCGCTGACCTGGCAGACCTCCCCGTGCCGGCGCGGCGACAGCCCCATGTTCGTGACCGTGCTGGAGAGCTTACGGATCCGGCGGCACGGGCCCGGGCGGCCACGCAGCCGCCCGGACCGCGTCCGCGGCGACAAGGCGTACTCCAGCCGGGACAACCGCGCCTACCTGCGACGACGGGGCATTAAGGCGACCATCGCCCAGCCCGACGACCAGCGGGCCAACCGCAGGCGCAAGGGTCGGGCCGGAGGACGCCCACCGGCCTTCGACAAGACTCAGTACCGCCGCCGCAGCGCCGTCGAACGATGCGTCAGCAAGTGGAAGCAGTACCGGGCAGTGGCCAGCCGGTACGACAAACGTGACTACATCTTCAACGGCACCCTGGCCGTCACAGCCATCGTCATCTGGCTCCGAGACACCGTCCAAAAGCCATCAGAAACGACCTACGCGTATCTCCTCCCCCCACCACTTTGCCGGGCATGTCGAGGGTGACCGGCAGCTCTGGGGCGGGGGCAACCTCCTCAACGGCGGTGTGGTCGGGCAGGAGGTCGGCAACGGCCGTGCGGATCGCGCCGCGGCTGACGCCGTGGTCGCGGGTGAGCGCGGCGATGGAGCGCCCCTCCAGGTACGCGGTGCGGACGGTTTCGGTCTTCTCGGCCGCCACGGCGGGATGGCGCCCGCCCCTGCTGCCCCTGGCCTCGGCGGCCCGCAGCCCGTCGTACGTCAGCTCCCGTTGGAGGTCCGGGTGTGAGTAGTTGCGGTACAGAAAGCGCCGCTGAGATTGATCTTGCTGAGGCTGGGCTACTTCGCCAGGGCTTCAAGAGATTTGATCCACTGAAAGCTACCGGTGGGTTACTTGCTCCCTGGTGTCCGAGCTAGGACTACGGGGCGGCGTAGGCGAACTTCCAGGTGCCGTCGAGGCGATCCGGTAGGGCGAGCGGGCGCGGTCGGCGGCGAGGGCCTGGCG from Streptomyces sp. DH-12 carries:
- a CDS encoding IS701 family transposase, yielding MKLGEVERLRGELAEFVADVFGSLPRRDQRRWGECYLRGLMLDGRRKSIQPMAERLPDGNMQALQQFVNQSPWDPLPVRQRIAERLSEVIGPEVWVVDDVSFPKCGTASVGVTRQYCGAVGKRANCQVAVSVHAATDTASCPLNWELYLPREWTDAPQRCRRAGVPDEVVHQEKWRLALGLLDTLDEWQLKAPVVVADAGYGVSTPFRLGLQQRGLSYVLALTGKEVAHPENAEPYQPAYSGLGPPTLPRYRTPPRAVSVLAAEAGVGRFAEVTWRQGSKGAMISRFAVLTVRPAGKQSLAAAQEAGGGRNRWDGVLPTQTLLVEWPDGQDAPTGYWMSNLPASTPVADLVRWAKMRWRIEHDYRELKHGLGLDHFEGRTWRGWHHHVTLVTAAQAFLTLRRLDPKAHTPA